The following coding sequences are from one Strix uralensis isolate ZFMK-TIS-50842 chromosome 6, bStrUra1, whole genome shotgun sequence window:
- the DUSP19 gene encoding dual specificity protein phosphatase 19 — protein MHSLTQEIRSFSRANLRKQRTRVTTLTGRRIIETWRGACLQVEEEAEAAPGGGYVRDLSADLQVGVVKPWLLLGSQDAAHDLETMKKYKVTHVLNVAYGVQNAFLDDFIYKTISILDLPETDIISYFPECFEFIEKAKIQDGVVLVHCNAGVSRAAAVVIGFLMNSERLSFARAFSLVKNARPVACPNPGFMEQLHKYQEENIKANGSINDHD, from the exons ATGCACTCCCTCACCCAGGAGATCCGCAGCTTCTCCAGAGCCAACCTGCGGAAGCAGCGCACCCGCGTGACGACGCTGACGGGCAGGAGGATCATCGAGACGTGGCGCGGCGCCTGCctgcaggtggaggaggaggcggaggcggcgcccggcggcggctACGTGCGGGACCTCAGCGCCGACCTCCAGGTCGGCGTCGTGaagccctggctgctgctgg GGTCGCAGGATGCTGCTCACGACCTGGAGACGATGAAAAAGTATAAG GTTACTCATGTTCTAAACGTGGCATATGGAGTCCAAAATGCCTTCCTCGATGACTTTATATACAAGACCATTTCTATTTTGGACCTCCCAGAAACTGATATTATCTCCTATTTCCCAGAATGTTTTGAATTTATTGAGAAAGCCAAGATCCAG GATGGTGTGGTACTGGTCCACTGTAATGCAGGAGTCTCCCGTGCAGCCGCAGTAGTCATTGGTTTTCTAATGAATTCAGAAAGACTGAGTTTTGCTAGAGCCTTTTCCTTGGTGAAAAATGCAAGGCCTGTGGCTTGTCCAAATCCTGGCTTCATGGAGCAGCTTCACAAGTACCAAGAAGAGAATATAAAGGCAAATGGAAGCATAAATGATCACGACTGA